The Serinus canaria isolate serCan28SL12 chromosome 8, serCan2020, whole genome shotgun sequence DNA window cagggaggaagggagaggatgaggagtgGAAGTGGCAGCTGTGGCCTTGTGCTTGGCTGGCCACGAGCAGGGGGTTTTAAGGTCGCtcccttccagagctgctgagctggggaattgcagggaaggcagctctgggatccTGGGTGAGCCTGACCTCACCACGGGGCCTGTTGGTTCTCATGGACCTCTGGTTCTTGTAGCACCAGGCCCTGGGGTTTGCTGCTGTGCACTGATTTAACCCTTTCTCTTCACCTTTCTCTTTCGCTGGCTCAGTCCTTCCCCTCCAGTTTCCAACCTCTCCTGGCTTTTAatctcctttcattttccaggTCTCATCAGGATCCTCCATTATCAGATGCTTTCCCAGGTTTTGGCTCCTTTGATGtgcatcccttcccttccctcctctcacCACACACCCAGCAGGGAATTTGTGATGAAGAAGTGCAACTTCAGCCAGCACattctatatattatatattccAGCTGTGAACTGGCAGTGCCATTAAGAGAGAAGTGGAAACATTAAaccctcctgctccatctgcaTCCCCCCAGGAAGCACAAACCCTCCTGAccctgctgggggctgccacCCCCTGCTTTAACcactggggcagagctggagctgcgGGAGCTTTGGAAGCCCTGGGGCAGCGGGGTGGAGCAGCAGGACGGGGCTGACGACTCTCTGCGAGGGCTGCAGCgtctgtcctgtccctctctcTCCCACCCGCCGGCGCTTCATCAGCAGGCTCCACACGTCGCTGGGAACGAGcctgttttttcctgttcccGAGGAAGCGGCGATGACTGTGATGCTCAAGGACGAGCCCGGGCCTCCCACTCccccctccctcagcagcacacacaaacTTACCTAAGCTCTCCTCTTCAGGGGCGCTGCCTGAGCAGCTTTTGGTTGGCTGGAGGCTGGAGTGATGCTGGGTCCCCCTCCTCGCTCTCCCGCCTCCCGGCCCATATAAAGCGCGGCTCCGCGCCGCTGTCGCAGCCGCCAGCCCGGGACCGCGGGGCAGGTGGTGCCCGCAGCCGCCTGttgcagcccctggcacccctgggaGGAGCCGATGAGTTGCTGGATGCCTGGGTGCCCAGCTCTCAGCATGTGCCGGGGCTTAGCCGCGCTGCCCATCACTTGCCTGGAAAGGTAAGGCGCTTCTGGGAGGCAGAGGGGTCGCACCTGGACCAGCCCCTGCTGCCGCCGATGTGATGGTAGGGTAGAAACTGGGCTGCACAAAGTGATTCCTTGTGGCTGCATCCCTTCTGCTCCCCAGGAGGGGAACACGGAGGTGAAACCGgcggagggagagagaggaggctGGCCAGAGCTGTACAAACACACCAGGGGGTTCTGCCTCTGCACAACTTGCTCcgggctgacagcagcaggagtaTTTTTGTCAACACGGCCGGACTGTTCAGTGACATGTCGCTCCTCCTGCCAAGCCCCACGCTGCCGGCTTGACATTTAAACCCTGATTTTTGTATGGGCGCCTAGGGACGCCTGAACGAGCCGCGGGCACTCAAACAGCAGCTGGGCCACAGCACCTCGGGGACGCCCTGGGGACAGACAGGAGCcacttctcctgccctgctgccgCAGACACCTCCCGACAGGGAGGTGCCTCCTCCGTGCCTTGGCCGCGGAGCcgtggggacaggcaggagcatcccagccTCTGGCACTGGAGCATCAGTGCTGCCTCCTAAAGCCATGGGGTAGGTGGAtggccctgccctccccacgGCCTGGTGACAGGCTCCTGGGAGCCCAGGGGCACCCCAAAAAtcagagcaggggagcagcagctggcaggcagcagggggATGCTCCCGCTGTGCCGAGAGGAAGGAAATCGCTGTTTTTCCAGCGGTTTGGGAGAAGCGGAGCGCTGCCAGGAGAGTGGGGTGGGGAAAGGAACCAGACTAGCTCCGGGGAGCTGGAGGGGGGCTCCAGATGGGCACTCAGCAGCTTTTACCTGCCCCAGAGGAAAGAGCTCGTCGGGCTTTGTATTCCATGTGTCTCTGCCTGGGAAGCGAGCAGGAGAAAACGGTCCCCCAGGCTTAATGCGCGGttgccagggagcaggagaagcaaGGGGGGAGCGTTTATTTCACACACCCGAGAGCCAAGAAGTGGCTGAAGCTGAGGGGCGAGGGTTGTCCCCCCGAGCCCGCGGGGTGCAGACCCTGCCAGGGGTGGGAGTGGCAGACGGATGGTTCAGAGATCCCATCtcatcctccctcccttctttccAGAGCCAAGGATCTGAAGACCCGCCTGGGCATCCTGCTTCATAAACCCGAGCCGGGACACAAGAGTGGGAGCTCCAgcaagctgcagctgggctcGAGGCGCAGGTAagccaagcacagctctgccccggGTCCAGCCCGGGCCGAGCCCCCATGGAGCAGCCGTTCCCGAGGGATGCTCCTGCCCATCTGCGCAGCAcagtgcacagagcacagctccctcctccaTGTAGTCCCACCCAGGCGGGCCGGGAAGGCGGATCACTCCCCTGCTCCAGCGGCTATAAAACCCGGCAGGGAACGGATGCTCTGGCATTAGGCTCAGAGAACAGGGCCTTGGCGAGAGGCAGGGAACCCGCAGGGCTCCTGCCCTTCCCGGTGCCTCAGACCAGTGGCTGGAATCCCCGGGGAATGCAGGCAGCATTAAACACAGAACACTGAATATTGCTGCTGCGGGCAGGGGGCTTTCCTGCAgaggaggctctgctgggccagcagAAGAGGGCTCTTCTGAGCATCCCCTAAAGAACCTGCTGGACTTGTGTCGGCAGAAAAGGGCTTTTGTGAGCAGCCCCTAGAGAGCCTCCTGGCCAGCAACATGGAGATGAGGTCGGGTGAGCCATCAGGGAAGGTGaaagaaagggaggagagaggaaagagagccCACAGGTAATGGATGTTGGCCCCTGGCTTTGGTTTCCTGCTGAAGGTTTCTGTGTCCCATTgatggagctgctcagctgaagTGCTCCCATCCCTCACTGCTGGACAGCGAGCCTCACatcctttttgtgttttccagaaaCTCCTCCCAAGAGGTGCTGGAATGGAGGGAGTCCTTTGACCAGCTCCTCAAGAGCAAAAGTGAGTAGtatcttgttttcttctctcgGTGAGAGCGTGTAGGATAAATGTACTCACAGTGAGCTGTATGACTGGAGTCAGTGTAGGATGAAATCTCGCCTCCTCCTCAAATGAGGTGTTTGAGGATTTAGAAAGAggtcctttccctgcccagatctggGGCACAGGGCTCACTGCCTGCTGTACCCAGGAAGCTGTATGTTTTCCTCCTGGCTGGGTGTTTTTGGGGGTAGAAGTGTTGTCTCACTGCTGCCTTGGGACAGGAGCACTGTCACAGGCAtcccctgaggagcagcccacCGGGGGAATGCCATGGTATTCCCAAAGCACCCCTTTCCCCACACTGGGGAGAAGGCAGTGTCTGCTCTGGGTGTCTGGTGGAAACAGCCATGCAGCCACCTCCCCTCGGGCTTCTTCAGACAACTGCATTGCTGccctctgtctgtctgtcctgtgcCTCCGGGGATGACTCttccacagggagcaggaattCAGCTGTTTGACTGGATAACCTTGCCCTTTTCCTACTCTGATATCAGCTGTGTTCCTGTGATGCACAGGGCTCCTGTGAGATGCTGTCTCCCTCTCCCTatgcaggcagctcctccagacCCAGAGATGGGACCTCATTTTTAGTCCCACACATCATCCCCTCCTTACACTGGACTCTGCACAATGGCAGCCTCCAAAAACAATTTTTACAGTTATAGAGATGATAAATTATAATGAGAGCCAAAATGAGATTGCTGACTATAACAAGCCAAGACCTTGTAATTATCtatttacctttaaaaaacaattacctTGATTGAGCTTTGCAAAATTCAAACGGCAGGAACGCCAAATTTTAATCCAAAAATAGTTGTCTACCTTAAAAGCTCTTCCCCAGCCAGACAAACTCCTTCCACAGCCAAAGTCTGgggaaactgtattttttttccatctacCTCACGTGCTGTGATGGCTAATGAGCATCTCTAGCTTTGTAACTTAATccaccctcccagcacagctttgaaATCCTTGCTGCAATTGCTCTGCTGCAATTACTCTGCTGTCCTCAGCACCTCGTTCCCCCCAGATGTGGGCTGAGAAATCAGAACCCAGGCACGGCTGCTCGGCTCCTGCAGCGTTCCGATGCGTCAGCGCGCTTCTCCTTAGGTAGAATTAGCTCTTTCCCCAAGCTGTAAAGAAAATACTCTGAAGCCTCATTACAGAAAGGTCagataaataaaaccagaggaTTACTTGTCTGTGGGAAAGGACTTTATTGGAGTCTAGAGGCCAATTAGCAGTGTCTCAGAGGGTGGAATTTGCCCGGAAGGGAAGGAAATCTGCCTATGTCATGGTCTGAGCTCCCAGGGCAACGctccccaggcagtgcctgctgctgatCCTCTTCCCCCTGCCTTCTTTCCCATTAActgctcttctctcctctccatAGGTGGGGTGAATGCATTCCACACCTTCCTGAAGACTGAATTCAGCGAGGAGAACCTCGACTTCTGGCTGGCATGCGAGGACTTCAAAAAGACCCGGTCGAAAACCAAGCTGGCCTCCAAAGCCAACAGGATCTTCGAGGAGTTTGTCCAAAATGAGGCGCCCAGGGAGGTGAGACCATTTTCTGTCACATCACATAGGGtgggaaaggaataaaataccCTGGTGGGTTTTATTAAAATGCTGTTGGGTCAGTGGGAAGGTGTGCTCTTGTTAATTTCTAACACCATGTGGTCCTTCACTTAATGCTGGAACAGAAATTGAGTGCAACCATGAAGTGTAACAggcacagaccctgcagggCCTCTCTGGTGGTCAGTTGTCTAGGATAAGAAATGCCTACTCATGATGACTGGGCCAAAGAAGCCCCTCTTCCACCCTCAGACCCTTGTTATCTCCCTGTAAGACCATAGGTCATTTTTGCCTCGACCCTTACTATTGGACTGTTTCCCAAAACTCCTGTACCCTATATAAAGCCCCAGtttggcagaagagctgtcactgaGACCCTTTGCAGAAGCTGCCAATAAAGACAACCTCTGTGGAACCTCATACAggcttctcttctctctccctaCATCTGCCAAAGGCacttagcaagcaaagagctgaaaatcactAAGGAGCTGAGaatcactaaagagctgatctcgtgtggtgtttgtgagggtccccaggatgaggtgagagatgagaatttggctccatgttctcagaaggctgatttattattttatgagatTATATTATCTTAAAAAGTtctatactaaaactatactaaagaaagagaaaggatacatcagaaggcttcacaagaatgataatgaaagctCCTGGCTGACTCCTCAGTCTGACagagctgatggtgattggtcattaattaaaaacaattcacatggaaccaatcaaagatgcacctgttggtgaGCAATCGCCAGACCACATTCCGAAGCAATCAggtaattattgttttcattcttttctgaggcttctcagcttcccaggagaagaaatcctggcgaagggatttttcagaaaatatcacagtgacaaACTCACTTAAGAGCCGAGCTTGCTAAGATTGCCTGTGGCTCTGGAGCCTGCCTGAGGGGCCTGGACAGGTTGTGCTTAGCTGGACTTTGCTGTCTGGGACACCCACGGCAGCCCAGGGGAGATCCCAAAAACCCTGGAGCCGCATTAGTGAAGGGATAGAAAGGTTTGTGAGCATCTCCACGCTCACCTGAAAACGAATCAAACCCAGGTTTTGTCCTCACATAGAAGAGGAGCTAACATTTGTGGGCTCTGCCGCCTTGCAGGTGAACATCGACCACGAAACCAGGGAGATCACCCGCAAGAACCTCTCGGGGGCCACCTCGGCCTGCTTCAACGAGGCGCAGGCCAAGACGCGCACGCTGATGGAGAAGGACTCCTACCCCCGCTTCCTGAAATCCGCCTCCTACCAGGACATGACCAAGCAGGCCGCCAGCCGCGGCGCCAGCAAGCGCTCGCACACCTGACCCGAGCCGGGGGACGAGCCGGGGGGGACGAGCCGGGGGCCAGGCACGGGGTGGGACACGGAGTGTGTGTGAGGGCCCCGGCCCGCGGGGCGGGGGTCCGGCTGAAGCTGTGGGGTTTGGCAGGATCCTCAGCGCCCTCAGCGCTTCAGGAGCTGCAAGAGCCACACTCCTCCCTCCCCGGGGGTGGAGCCCTCACAGCTCGGCCGGaaacctgcagcactgcaaacacGGAAAGAAATGGGGTTTGGGCTGCGAGCCCAGCTCAAACTCAGCTCATGGATTCCCCTGAGCACCCAAACCCAAGAGTTCCCACCTGCTCTCTGACCGCCACAGGCTGCGGGGACAGCACAGGACCTGCCGCTCCTGCTCGCAGGGAATGGCCAGGATAACAGCCCCGAGGCTATGTGGCAATTCCAGCTGGAGggatcctgctcctgccttctcctgacCCCAAGATTCCCAGCATCCTGAGCACTTCATGAGCTGCCAGACCCACATTCCTTCTTCCCTGGGGGTGGGAGCCCGGAGCCTCCCCTCGCGGCTCAGCCAagacctgcagcactgcaaacacGGAGAGAAATGGGGtttgggctgtgagtgcacCTCAAACTCATTCAGAGATGGATTCCCCCAAGCAACCCAAGAGCTCCCACCTGCTCTCTGACCGCCACAGGCTGCGGGGCCAGCACAGGACCTGCCGCTCCTGCTCACAGGGAATGGCCAGGATAAAAACCCCGAGGTTACTTGGCAATTTCAGCTGGAGGGATCCTGAGCCTGCCTTCTCCTGACCCCAAGATCCTCCAGCTGTGTCCTATGCATGCTCTGCATCGAAgctttccagctccttccagtgcAGTGACATTTTCATCCCTCGCTTGAGCTCCACGACCTTCAGATTGCACCTAATCTTAGGTCACGTGCGTGACGTTTTCTCCctgttattgttatttatttcatcattattgttattataGCTATATTTATTAGAGGAGCACTGCTGAAAGCACACACGTGTATCCCTTGCTCCGAGGAGcttgtaaattaaattattttagctgtTGTAGCACTTGGCATGCCTCCCACCTTTTCTGTGTAATTATTTGAGAGGACCAGACAGATTTGTAGCACAATTTTGGAGCAAGGTACACCAGtagcagcagggagggctgctAGAGAGTTTGGAGGGCAGTGCAAGGATGCTTTGCAGCCCATGTTGTTTCCTCTCTCCCCTTAAAGAGGTGGAAGGCATCTCAGCAGCTTGTCCTAGGCAGGGAACAGAGAGGTCAAACAGGCACTTTGGTGAACAACTCTATGGAAAACTTGATTTTCACACATGGGAGAGAAAGCCCAGGGCTTTGCCTGGGTTTGTAATCAGGCTTGGTGTTCCCTTGGATGGTGAAAccagcctgcagccacagcacttTACCAGAAACCCATGGAGTGAGCAAAACCATCCTGTGAATTCAGTGACTCGGGGGTGGCAGGACACATCACCAGAACTGGGGGCAACTCTTCAGAAAGTCCCTTTCAGCAGGAATTTTGGGGTCCTGGAGAGGTGTGGGTTCCACTTGGCAGCAGTAGTGGGTGGGTGTGTGATGTGGAGCCTGTGCTGGGTCCTGGGGAAtgtgccaccagcactgctccctgctgagGGCTGCTTTCCAGGGCTCTGTTTATCCCCAAAGAACAAACCTGGAGATCCTTATCCCACTGGTACTCACTCCTTGCCAAGGGAACTCTCTTTTGCCCCCCTGTCTCAGCAGCATCAGAGCACAGCATCCTTTGGGCTTTTCACAGCTGCTT harbors:
- the RGS16 gene encoding regulator of G-protein signaling 16 isoform X2, with protein sequence MSCWMPGCPALSMCRGLAALPITCLERAKDLKTRLGILLHKPEPGHKSGSSSKLQLGSRRRNSSQEVLEWRESFDQLLKSKSGVNAFHTFLKTEFSEENLDFWLACEDFKKTRSKTKLASKANRIFEEFVQNEAPREVNIDHETREITRKNLSGATSACFNEAQAKTRTLMEKDSYPRFLKSASYQDMTKQAASRGASKRSHT
- the RGS16 gene encoding regulator of G-protein signaling 16 isoform X1, producing MEMRSGEPSGKVKEREERGKRAHRNSSQEVLEWRESFDQLLKSKSGVNAFHTFLKTEFSEENLDFWLACEDFKKTRSKTKLASKANRIFEEFVQNEAPREVNIDHETREITRKNLSGATSACFNEAQAKTRTLMEKDSYPRFLKSASYQDMTKQAASRGASKRSHT